From Myxococcales bacterium, the proteins below share one genomic window:
- a CDS encoding 30S ribosomal protein S12 — protein MPTINQLIRNGRESKRWKTSAPALRSNPQKRGVCTRVYTTTPKKPNSALRKVARVRLVNGIEVTSYIPGEGHALQEHNVVLIRGGRVKDLPGVRYHIIRGKLDATGVDGRKKSRSKYGTKRPS, from the coding sequence ATGCCGACGATCAACCAGTTGATCCGTAATGGACGGGAAAGCAAGCGGTGGAAGACCAGCGCTCCGGCGCTGCGCAGCAATCCGCAAAAGCGCGGCGTTTGCACGCGCGTATATACCACGACTCCCAAAAAGCCGAATTCGGCCTTGCGGAAAGTCGCGCGTGTTCGCCTGGTCAATGGCATCGAAGTGACCTCGTACATCCCTGGTGAAGGCCATGCCCTGCAGGAACACAACGTTGTGTTGATCCGCGGCGGCCGCGTCAAGGACTTGCCTGGTGTGCGCTATCACATCATCCGCGGCAAGCTGGATGCGACGGGTGTGGACGGCCGTAAAAAGAGCCGCAGCAAGTACGGCACCAAACGGCCCAGCTAA
- the rpsG gene encoding 30S ribosomal protein S7, with amino-acid sequence MPRKREITKREPLPDPRFGDKQVAKFINAVMGRGKKSTAERIFYGAMDTIEKRIKEDPLKVFKKAMDNVKPMVEVRSRRVGGSTYQVPTEVRADRRTALAMRWIISYSRSRGEKTMVEKLAGELIDAFNNRGNAVKKREDTHKMAEANKAFSHYRW; translated from the coding sequence ATGCCGCGCAAGCGTGAAATCACTAAACGGGAACCGTTACCCGATCCGCGTTTCGGCGACAAGCAGGTCGCCAAGTTCATCAACGCCGTCATGGGCCGCGGCAAGAAGAGCACGGCGGAACGGATTTTCTACGGCGCGATGGACACGATCGAAAAACGGATCAAGGAAGATCCGCTGAAGGTTTTTAAAAAGGCCATGGACAACGTCAAGCCCATGGTGGAAGTGCGCAGCCGGCGCGTCGGCGGCAGCACCTATCAGGTGCCCACCGAGGTGCGGGCCGATCGGCGGACCGCCCTGGCGATGCGCTGGATCATCAGCTACTCCCGGAGCCGTGGCGAGAAAACCATGGTTGAAAAGTTGGCGGGCGAGTTGATCGACGCTTTCAACAACCGCGGCAACGCCGTCAAAAAGCGTGAGGACACGCACAAGATGGCCGAGGCCAACAAGGCTTTCAGCCACTATCGCTGGTAG
- the rpoC gene encoding DNA-directed RNA polymerase subunit beta' yields MKDFYSLFEKPKNPLSFKAMRIALASPEKIREWSYGEVKKPETINYRTFKPERDGLFCCRIFGPVKDFECLCGKYKRMKHRGIVCEKCGVEVIHSKVRRERMGHITLATPVAHIWFLKSLPSRIGALLDMSYKQLEKILYFEQYVVTDPGDTKFKRGDLVSEDQYWKIKEDGDPRFEAGMGAETIKKMLSAINLEELGSQLRDEMKNANSEAKRKKISKRLRVVEAFRDSGNRPEWMILDVIPVIPPELRPLVPLEGGRFAISDLNDLYRRVINRNNRLKRLMELMAPEIIIKNEKRMLQEAVDALFDNGRRGRVITGPNKRPLKSLSDMLKGKQGRFRQNLLGKRVDYSGRSVIVVGPELRLHQCGLPKKMALELFKPFIYEKLEKRGLAQTLKLAKKMVDREVPEVWDILDEVIKEHPVLLNRAPTLHRLGIQAFEPVLIEGKAIQLHPLVCTAYNADFDGDQMAVHVPLSVEAQVESRVLMMSTNNILSPAHGKPIIVPSQDMVLGIYYMTREKPGAKGEGKIFATSDEVEKAYSEGAVELHARIRCRIEGKVENTTVGRVMLYNSVPSEMRFASINRIMGKKEMANLIDACYRLTGDKSTVLLADKVRTLGFQMATQSGASICLDDMLIPTKKQEVLEKSQQQVEEILEYRREGLITDGERYNRVVDIWADATEVIEKEMMKEMGTQEFTLAKGKIKAPSFNPIFMMADSGARGSTAQIRQLAGMRGLMAKPSGEIIETPIVNNFREGLTVLQYFISTHGARKGLADTALKTANSGYLTRRLVDVAQDSIVTLHDCGTLDGIYVNSLVEGGEVIERVGDRVLGRVALEDIVDPVDNTVLVARNAEIDEDAVKRIENAGIERVLIRSVLTCQARRGICVLCYGRDLARGKLVNLGEAVGVIAAQSIGEPGTQLTMRTFHIGGTASRKVEQSSLEARTEGTLHYLDVSTVFGRAGHAIITNRNGMAVVKDDSGRERERYNLVYGAELLAKEGERVKPGQVVAKWDPFTTPILTDVSGIVKFGDIAQNETMNEQVDELTGLSQKVIIEPKDPSSRPRISIKNPNQPAQTLKIPNTTRDARYMLPVGAIIMIKEGDTVHAGDVLAKIPRATTKTKDITGGLPRVAELFEARKPKEMAEISEIDGRVSYGDDQKGKRHIVVTPDIGDSRDYFIPKGKHISVHEGDYVRAGEPLMDGAANPHDILNVLGEKELARYLVDEIQEVYRLQGVKINDKHIEVIVRQMLRRVRIVNVGDTNFLIGEQVEKWRFQDENQTVMAQGGRPAIGEPMLLGITKASLSTESFISAASFQETTKVLTEASIAGRTDLLKGLKENVIMGRLIPAGTGIPTYQELEIDVEMPDQPIIESYEAFDAEPFEDFDFDEELDGEGDLDEEEGEGEKSEDEEESEDI; encoded by the coding sequence TTGAAAGACTTTTACAGCCTGTTTGAAAAGCCAAAGAATCCTTTGAGCTTCAAGGCGATGCGCATCGCCCTGGCCAGTCCGGAGAAAATCCGCGAATGGTCCTACGGCGAGGTGAAAAAGCCGGAAACCATCAATTACCGCACGTTCAAACCGGAACGCGACGGCTTGTTCTGCTGCCGGATCTTCGGACCGGTCAAAGACTTCGAATGCTTGTGCGGCAAGTACAAGCGCATGAAACATCGCGGCATCGTCTGCGAAAAGTGCGGCGTGGAAGTCATTCACTCCAAGGTCCGCCGCGAACGCATGGGCCACATCACCCTGGCGACGCCGGTCGCGCACATCTGGTTCCTCAAGAGCCTGCCCAGCCGCATCGGCGCGCTGCTCGACATGTCCTACAAACAACTCGAAAAAATCCTCTATTTCGAGCAATACGTCGTCACCGATCCCGGCGACACCAAGTTCAAGCGCGGCGACCTGGTCTCCGAGGACCAATACTGGAAAATCAAGGAAGACGGCGACCCGCGGTTCGAAGCCGGCATGGGCGCCGAGACGATCAAGAAAATGCTGTCGGCGATCAACCTCGAGGAATTGGGCAGCCAACTCCGGGACGAGATGAAAAACGCCAACAGCGAGGCCAAGCGCAAAAAGATCTCCAAACGCTTGCGCGTGGTCGAGGCCTTCCGCGACAGCGGCAACCGGCCCGAATGGATGATCCTCGACGTCATCCCCGTCATTCCGCCCGAATTGCGTCCCCTCGTGCCGCTGGAAGGCGGCCGGTTCGCGATTTCCGACCTGAACGACCTGTACCGCCGCGTGATCAACCGCAACAACCGCCTGAAGCGGCTCATGGAGTTGATGGCGCCGGAAATCATCATCAAGAACGAAAAACGGATGCTTCAGGAAGCGGTGGACGCGCTGTTCGACAACGGCCGCCGCGGCCGGGTGATCACCGGTCCGAACAAACGCCCCCTGAAGAGCCTCTCCGACATGCTCAAGGGCAAGCAGGGCCGCTTCCGTCAAAACCTGCTGGGCAAGCGCGTCGACTACTCCGGCCGCAGCGTCATCGTCGTCGGCCCGGAACTGCGCCTGCATCAATGCGGCCTGCCCAAGAAAATGGCCCTCGAGCTGTTCAAGCCGTTCATCTACGAAAAGCTGGAAAAGCGGGGCCTGGCCCAGACGCTGAAGCTGGCCAAGAAGATGGTCGACCGGGAAGTCCCGGAAGTGTGGGACATCCTCGACGAGGTCATCAAGGAACACCCGGTGCTGCTCAACCGCGCGCCGACCTTGCACCGCCTCGGCATCCAGGCCTTCGAGCCGGTGCTGATCGAAGGCAAGGCGATTCAGCTTCACCCCCTGGTCTGCACCGCCTACAACGCCGACTTCGACGGCGACCAGATGGCCGTGCACGTGCCGTTGTCGGTCGAGGCCCAGGTGGAAAGCCGCGTGCTGATGATGAGCACCAACAACATCCTTTCCCCGGCCCACGGCAAACCGATCATCGTCCCCAGCCAGGACATGGTTCTGGGCATCTATTACATGACCCGCGAAAAACCCGGTGCCAAGGGCGAGGGCAAGATTTTCGCGACCTCCGACGAGGTCGAGAAGGCCTACTCGGAAGGCGCCGTCGAACTGCACGCCCGGATCCGCTGCCGGATCGAGGGCAAGGTGGAAAACACCACCGTCGGCCGCGTCATGCTGTACAACAGCGTCCCCAGTGAGATGCGCTTCGCCTCGATCAACCGCATCATGGGCAAAAAGGAAATGGCCAACCTGATCGATGCCTGCTACCGCCTGACCGGCGACAAGAGCACCGTTCTGCTCGCCGACAAGGTGCGGACGCTGGGCTTCCAGATGGCCACGCAGAGCGGCGCCTCGATCTGCCTGGACGACATGCTGATTCCGACCAAGAAGCAGGAAGTCCTCGAAAAGAGCCAGCAGCAGGTCGAGGAAATCCTCGAGTACCGCCGCGAAGGTTTGATCACCGACGGCGAGCGTTACAACCGCGTGGTCGACATTTGGGCGGACGCGACGGAAGTCATCGAAAAAGAAATGATGAAGGAAATGGGCACCCAGGAATTCACCCTGGCCAAGGGCAAGATCAAGGCGCCCAGCTTCAATCCGATCTTCATGATGGCCGATTCCGGCGCCCGTGGTTCGACCGCCCAGATCCGCCAATTGGCCGGCATGCGCGGTTTGATGGCCAAACCCTCCGGCGAAATCATCGAAACCCCCATCGTCAACAACTTCCGCGAAGGGTTGACGGTGTTGCAGTACTTCATCAGTACGCACGGCGCCCGCAAAGGTCTGGCCGACACCGCGTTGAAAACCGCGAACTCCGGCTACCTGACCCGCCGCCTCGTCGATGTCGCCCAGGACTCGATCGTCACCTTGCACGATTGCGGCACCCTGGACGGCATTTACGTGAACTCCCTGGTGGAAGGCGGCGAAGTCATCGAACGCGTCGGTGACCGCGTCCTGGGCCGCGTCGCGTTGGAAGACATCGTCGACCCGGTGGACAATACGGTCCTCGTGGCCCGCAACGCCGAAATCGACGAAGACGCCGTGAAACGGATCGAAAACGCCGGCATCGAGCGCGTGTTGATCCGCTCGGTGCTCACCTGCCAGGCCCGCCGCGGCATCTGCGTCCTTTGCTACGGCCGCGATCTGGCCCGCGGCAAGCTGGTCAACCTCGGTGAGGCGGTCGGCGTCATCGCGGCGCAGTCGATCGGCGAACCGGGCACCCAGCTGACGATGCGTACCTTCCACATCGGCGGTACGGCGTCGCGAAAAGTCGAGCAATCCTCGTTGGAAGCGCGCACCGAAGGTACGTTGCACTACTTGGACGTGAGCACGGTTTTCGGCCGCGCCGGTCACGCGATCATCACCAACCGGAACGGCATGGCGGTGGTCAAGGACGATTCGGGCCGCGAGCGCGAGCGGTACAACCTCGTGTACGGCGCCGAACTGCTGGCGAAAGAAGGCGAACGGGTGAAGCCGGGCCAGGTGGTGGCCAAGTGGGACCCGTTCACCACGCCGATTCTGACCGACGTTTCCGGTATCGTGAAATTCGGCGATATCGCGCAGAACGAAACGATGAACGAACAGGTCGACGAGCTGACCGGCCTCAGTCAGAAGGTCATTATCGAGCCCAAGGACCCGTCCTCGCGGCCTCGTATTTCGATCAAGAATCCGAATCAGCCCGCGCAAACCCTGAAAATCCCGAATACAACCCGCGATGCCCGGTACATGCTGCCGGTCGGCGCCATCATCATGATCAAAGAAGGCGACACGGTCCACGCCGGCGACGTGCTGGCCAAAATCCCGCGCGCCACGACCAAAACCAAGGACATCACCGGCGGTCTGCCGCGCGTCGCCGAGTTGTTCGAAGCCCGCAAACCCAAGGAAATGGCTGAAATTTCCGAGATCGACGGCCGCGTCAGTTACGGCGACGATCAAAAGGGCAAGCGGCACATCGTCGTCACGCCGGATATCGGCGATTCGCGCGACTACTTCATCCCCAAAGGGAAGCACATCAGCGTCCACGAGGGTGATTACGTTCGCGCCGGCGAGCCGTTGATGGACGGCGCGGCCAACCCGCACGACATCCTCAACGTCCTGGGCGAAAAGGAACTGGCCCGTTACCTGGTCGACGAAATCCAGGAAGTCTACCGGTTGCAAGGCGTTAAAATCAACGACAAGCACATCGAGGTGATCGTCCGCCAGATGCTCCGCCGCGTGCGGATCGTCAACGTCGGCGACACCAACTTCCTGATCGGCGAACAGGTCGAAAAGTGGCGTTTTCAAGACGAGAACCAGACCGTCATGGCGCAGGGCGGCCGGCCGGCCATCGGCGAGCCGATGTTACTGGGTATCACCAAGGCCAGCCTGTCGACCGAATCGTTCATCTCGGCGGCCAGCTTCCAGGAAACGACGAAAGTCCTGACCGAAGCGTCGATCGCCGGACGGACCGATCTGCTTAAAGGCTTGAAAGAAAACGTGATTATGGGTCGTTTGATTCCGGCCGGTACCGGCATCCCGACCTATCAGGAACTGGAAATCGACGTCGAAATGCCCGACCAACCGATCATCGAAAGCTACGAAGCCTTCGATGCCGAGCCCTTCGAGGATTTCGATTTCGATGAGGAACTGGACGGAGAGGGCGACCTCGACGAGGAAGAAGGCGAGGGCGAAAAATCCGAGGACGAAGAGGAATCGGAAGACATTTAA